The following proteins are encoded in a genomic region of Gemmatimonadota bacterium:
- a CDS encoding exodeoxyribonuclease III, producing MRIITWNVNGLRAALRKGFMDHIKTLNPDVILLQEIRVLPEQLSASERNPEGWHVIWHPAERKGYAGTAVWSRTPLSEEERGEGDSEGRILRVSTLGIQFVSVYLPSGSSGDERQAIKECWMDRFRPWADGLVKKRVPTIMGGDFNIAHTERDIFYAKSNEKNSGFLSHERAWMGNLIASGWRDFTREQYGDVQGPYSWWSNRGRARELDRGWRIDYLLGNEVAAKRVESAHVDREGGMTISDHAPVVVDLK from the coding sequence ATGCGTATCATAACCTGGAATGTAAACGGATTGCGGGCGGCGCTTCGCAAGGGGTTTATGGATCATATTAAAACGCTAAACCCCGATGTGATCCTTTTGCAAGAGATTCGGGTCTTGCCCGAGCAACTATCTGCGAGCGAGCGCAATCCTGAGGGATGGCATGTTATCTGGCATCCGGCCGAGCGCAAGGGCTATGCGGGTACAGCGGTATGGTCTCGCACGCCTTTAAGTGAGGAAGAACGCGGTGAGGGCGATTCTGAAGGCCGGATTTTGCGGGTGAGTACTCTGGGGATTCAATTTGTCAGCGTGTACCTGCCTTCGGGATCATCGGGCGATGAGCGCCAGGCGATTAAGGAGTGCTGGATGGATCGCTTTCGTCCCTGGGCCGATGGCCTGGTCAAAAAACGGGTTCCCACAATTATGGGCGGTGATTTTAATATCGCGCATACCGAACGCGATATTTTTTATGCTAAAAGCAATGAAAAAAATTCGGGTTTTTTGTCGCATGAACGCGCGTGGATGGGCAATCTCATCGCTTCTGGCTGGCGCGATTTTACACGGGAACAATACGGCGATGTTCAGGGTCCGTATTCGTGGTGGTCCAATCGGGGAAGAGCCAGAGAATTGGACCGCGGTTGGCGCATCGACTATTTGTTGGGTAATGAGGTAGCTGCAAAGCGCGTTGAATCCGCCCATGTTGATCGCGAAGGTGGCATGACCATATCTGATCACGCACCGGTTGTTGTGGATTTGAAATAG
- a CDS encoding TldD/PmbA family protein, with amino-acid sequence MHTLETHPFAALFGVDESVAEQALSEAMSRGAEFADLYFQHVRTTSLSLEDGIISSANTGVDQGVGIRAVIGDQVGYAFSESLEADAIYAAARTAAAIAEGTKNVPPQHLQGREVDNYYAIDRDWDEVNITERLPLVQNAEIMTRAMDPSIEKVSVGWMDRDERVLIVTSDGVFSTDRRPMATLYCSVTANKNGVRQSNGASVSRREGIDYFTEENIKAVCQKAVDRTMILFEAQRPPAGEMPVVLAAGASGILLHEAIGHGLEADFNRKGTSIYATMMNEKVAPDFVTIVDDGLQENDRGALNVDDEGQATACTTLIENGVLKSYLHDRISARHYGVAPTGSGRRESFRHVPMPRMRSTYMLDGPHTRDEIIGAVDYGIIADTFTNGQVQIGAGDFTFYIKNGWLIEGGKITAPIKDVNIIGNGPEALKNVVMAAGDAVLDDGSWTCGKNGQGVPVSMGVPTMLVEKSMTVGGVN; translated from the coding sequence ATGCACACTCTTGAAACACATCCTTTTGCAGCGTTATTCGGCGTTGATGAAAGCGTGGCCGAGCAGGCATTGTCCGAAGCGATGTCCCGAGGTGCCGAATTTGCCGATCTGTATTTTCAGCATGTGCGTACTACGTCACTCAGTTTGGAAGATGGCATTATTTCCAGTGCCAATACAGGCGTTGATCAGGGCGTGGGGATTCGCGCGGTGATTGGGGATCAGGTTGGCTATGCTTTTTCCGAGAGTTTAGAGGCAGATGCAATTTATGCGGCTGCTCGAACAGCGGCTGCAATAGCAGAGGGCACAAAAAATGTGCCCCCGCAACACTTGCAGGGCAGAGAGGTTGACAATTACTACGCGATTGATCGCGACTGGGATGAGGTCAATATTACCGAACGCCTGCCACTGGTGCAGAATGCGGAAATAATGACTCGCGCAATGGATCCCTCAATAGAAAAGGTGTCTGTGGGGTGGATGGATAGGGATGAGCGCGTGCTCATTGTGACCAGCGATGGTGTTTTCAGTACGGACCGGCGGCCTATGGCGACGCTGTATTGTTCGGTGACAGCCAACAAGAATGGCGTGCGGCAGAGCAATGGGGCTTCGGTTTCCCGGCGCGAGGGGATTGACTATTTTACCGAAGAGAATATCAAAGCGGTCTGTCAAAAGGCGGTTGATCGCACGATGATTCTCTTTGAGGCGCAGCGCCCACCTGCTGGCGAGATGCCGGTGGTGCTTGCAGCTGGTGCTTCGGGTATTTTGCTCCACGAGGCGATTGGTCACGGCCTGGAAGCGGATTTCAACCGCAAGGGTACTTCTATTTACGCGACGATGATGAATGAGAAAGTCGCCCCGGATTTTGTGACGATTGTCGATGACGGTTTGCAGGAAAATGATCGCGGGGCGCTCAATGTAGATGACGAGGGCCAGGCTACTGCGTGTACGACGCTTATTGAAAACGGCGTCTTAAAAAGCTATTTGCACGACCGCATTTCGGCCAGGCACTACGGGGTCGCACCCACGGGGTCGGGTCGTCGCGAGAGTTTTCGGCATGTTCCTATGCCGCGTATGCGATCTACGTATATGCTCGACGGTCCCCACACCCGCGATGAGATTATTGGCGCTGTCGATTACGGCATTATTGCCGATACGTTTACCAATGGACAGGTGCAAATTGGCGCGGGTGATTTTACTTTTTATATCAAGAATGGATGGCTTATTGAAGGCGGCAAAATTACTGCGCCGATCAAGGATGTCAATATTATTGGCAATGGTCCCGAGGCATTAAAAAATGTGGTTATGGCAGCAGGTGATGCCGTGCTGGATGATGGTAGCTGGACGTGTGGAAAAAACGGGCAGGGTGTGCCCGTTTCGATGGGCGTTCCGACGATGCTGGTGGAAAAGAGTATGACTGTGGGTGGGGTGAATTAA